Proteins encoded in a region of the Anopheles aquasalis chromosome 2, idAnoAquaMG_Q_19, whole genome shotgun sequence genome:
- the LOC126581189 gene encoding uncharacterized protein LOC126581189, translating into MTDALKMTDMQQRASIEFERQRHLANWLIESSPHMPNPTAAQQKQLQQHQQQLQQQQHAQLQQQLAAVAAAAAASGNAGGKKQFAGGKFKPNPMFLLAKIGQNLAPGGAGAVAGGTGIGTATDGSLAAASTFNSQTNLPLQILQPTGGGRDGGKPKLRRFNSHDTSANMFSVAEFENARMARRNELENAALLRQRQRYKLNSLNSSGAGGGDCSTGESKGSKLSTESLTEPLVADQFLERFSLPRVIRLTYTSSSTSCAGSAVSASTAGALAAGPTTGDHTMTSSSSAESSSTAERSGSGGGGGVSKAKSKKATKASASSSTGTTTTTTAAGGDLFLLYRYMKSYKSYHVFNTKAGTSRKKGYKIPQDYPGYFSFINDKGAATATIYTTIVQLVRDQVYKFLSLENLAAYTESHDNFSHKAHYVKATAKAGQVYRLLAVFQDGDHKTASSHKESTGSASDRHVSGREKERGKYAQLLDDNRQIFYVSLSAKGKFYEIEQHSAPVLQKPPVGGNFGNLQQQQQHQGSLTGGGSASSNSINNAQLHRKQAGAPPPRHLSRDCVHRIGFIMQSDVSLPVNLRLISPHQTGPHSTVPEYVTIAKISEENFIVACPLDEQQLTSTLTLTKLHLAPQMKFTKCTMGFESEQHMLLNPNVQTVLKFCQFNCDNFLRIVDHETNAIELQQMVASVQVAAAGSGHPTTVNVSPNTTLTTTTTTTGPSSLMSSASGHHREPKSEMLKVFGRLFGGGGGGHGGSSGGNGSGHDRHSGSGHEKEDSIIFLSKNDLESLECSGREAIEAEHQHHHHHQQQQQHLDHHQHHSLGDRSVRSYDGQGRESGTNQQPHSLPALSASGGFSEKMKVFTPNGGVAGGKKTSSTSRWFKGLGRSVTGGGHQGGNGPVSADDEWDKRTSLDRYKDMSKLIQERFGTLALSSRAHSDILGGAGYDDTGAPMSTTGTLVSLNPAASSADMTMGGGGYGSDTLVSGGSAGGGGSVGMQKSRSLQHIEHQQQQQQHMARGQKGRNRPDLVTNLSGSVDGDTIHTFDPDDADRLSELEGDTLIFPLRHSSHQQSFMTQKLYNEFHVKTKQHSKSSSSIQQLLHLASGGGGGGASGKVLGSKQRASGRQQQQQQQRHCNEVILSFDDLRYMNSEEAEEQERRSVHRNGAGDASRRMRQAENRMSAPLPAPPKVLEDDLPYSSVRDSIMIHDDPQQADDDGESVPTESIYAEICADHGPTTTSPTATTSSGCSTGSTGSSSSNGNRMAPSLATSNQHTVTISTGGVVRSSEKRFVSIRINVPPCDAGPVSLNPAGGATVTVRGGSSGNSSSSNNSSRCSSTVSSPIEDNIYNTIK; encoded by the exons ATGACCGACGCACTCAAGATGACCGACATGCAGCAGCGGGCCAGCATCGAGTTcgagcgccagcgccaccTGGCGAACTGGCTGATCGAGTCGAGCCCGCACATGCCCAATCCGACGGCCGCCCAGCAGAAGCAactccagcaacaccagcagcaactccagcagcaacagcacgcccaactgcagcagcaactagccgccgtcgctgccgccgccgccgcatcCGGTAACGCCGGTGGCAAGAAACAGTTCGCCGGTGGCAAATTCAAACCAAATCCGATGTTCCTGCTAGCGAAGATCGGTCAAAACCTTGcgcccggtggtgccggtgccgtggcTGGTGGTACCGGCATCGGAACCGCCACCGACGGTTCGCTGGCCGCGGCCTCAACGTTCAACTCGCAGACCAACCTGCCGCTGCAGATCCTGCAACCGACGGGTGGGGGGCGCGACGGTGGTAAACCGAAGCTGAGGCGCTTCAACTCGCACGACACCAGCGCCAACATGTTCTCAGTGGCCGAGTTCGAGAATGCGCGGATGGCGCGGCGGAACGAGCTGGAAAATGCGGCCCTGCtacgccagcgccagcgctaCAAACTCAACTCCCTCAACTCGTCTGGCGCTGGTGGAGGCGATTGCTCGACCGGCGAAAGCAAGGGTTCGAAGCTGTCGACCGAATCCCTTACCGAACCGCTAGTGGCGGACCAGTTCCTCGAGCGCTTCTCGTTACCACGCGTCATCCGACTTACGTACACGTCCAGCTCGACGTCCTGCGCTGGTTCCGCGGTTTCGGCATCGACGGCGGGGGCACTCGCAGCGGGACCAACCACCGGCGACCACACCATGACCTCGTCCAGCTCGGCCGAATCGAGCAGCACGGCGGAACGGTCCGgttctggcggtggtggcggtgtctcGAAGGCGAAATCAAAGAAGGCGACCAAAGcgtcggccagcagcagcaccggcaccacgacgacaacgacggcggccGGTGGCGATCTGTTCCTGCTGTACCGGTACATGAAGAGCTACAAGAGCTACCACGTGTTCAACACGAAGGCCGGCACGAGCCGGAAGAAGGGCTACAAGATACCGCAGGACTATCCCG GCTACTTCTCCTTCATCAACGACAAGGGTGCGGCAACGGCCACCATCTACACGACGATCGTCCAGCTGGTGCGGGATCAGGTCTACAAGTTTCTGTCGCTCGAGAATCTGGCCGCCTATACCGAATCGCACG aCAACTTTAGTCACAAGGCGCACTACGTGAAGGCCACGGCAAAGGCGGGCCAGGTGTACCGTTTGCTGGCCGTCTTCCAGGACGGTGACCACAAGACGGCCTCTAGTCACAAGGAAAGCACGGGCAGCGCCAGCGATCGGCATGTTAGTGGGCGCGAGAAGGAGCGCGGCAAGTACGCGCAGCTCCTCGACGACAATCGACAG ATCTTCTACGTGTCCCTGTCGGCCAAGGGAAAGTTTTACGAAATCGAGCAACACAGTGCACCGGTACTCCAGAAGCCGCCAGTCGGTGGTAACTTTGGCaatttgcagcaacagcagcagcaccagggcagCCTGACGGGTGGTGGTTCggccagtagcaacagcatcaacaatgCGCAGCTGCACCGCAAACAGGcgggcgcaccaccaccgcgacacCTTAGCCGGGACTGTGTGCATCGGATCGGGTTCATCATGCAGTCGGACGTCAGTCTGCCGGTGAATCTGCGGCTCATCTCACCACACCAGACTGGACCACACTCGACCGTACCCG AGTACGTAACGATCGCGAAGATCAGCGAGGAGAACTTTATCGTGGCCTGTCCGctggatgagcagcagctcacGTCAACGCTGACACTGACCAAGCTGCATCTGGCGCCGCAGATGAAGTTCACCAAGTGCACGATGGGTTTCGAGAGCGAACAGCACATGCTGCTCAATCCGAACGTGCAGACGGTGCTCAAGTTTTGCCAGTTTAACTGCGACAACTTCCTGCGCATCGTCGACCACGAGACGAACGCGATCGAGCTGCAGCAGATGGTGGCATCGGTGCAAGTCGCTGCCGCTGGTAGTGGCCATCCGACGACGGTGAACGTATCACCAAACACcacactgacgacgacgacgacgaccaccggaCCCAGCTCGCTGATGTCGAGTGCCAGCGGTCACCACCGGGAGCCAAAGAGCGAGATGTTGAAAGTGTTTGGTCgattgtttggtggtggtggtggtggtcatggtggtagtagtggtggcaATGGTAGCGGACACGATCGTcactccggttccggtcacGAGAAGGAAGATTCCATCATATTTTTGAGTAAAAATGATCTGGAAAGTCTTGAGTGTAGCGGCCGCGAGGCGATCGAGGcggaacaccaacaccaccaccaccaccagcagcagcagcaacacctcgatcatcatcagcatcacagtCTGGGCGATCGGTCCGTAAGATCGTACGATGGGCAGGGAAGGGAGTCGGGGACGAATCAACAACCCCACTCGCTCCCAGCACTATCCGCTTCCGGTGGGTTTAGCGAGAAGATGAAAGTCTTCACACCGAACGGTGGAGTGGCCGGAGGGAAGAAAACGTCCTCGACGAGCCGCTGGTTCAAGGGCTTGGGACGATCGGTGACGGGCGGCGGACACCAGGGTGGCAATGGGCCCGTTTCGGCTGACGACGAGTGGGACAAGCGTACGAGCCTCGATCGGTACAAGGACATGTCGAAGCTGATCCAGGAGCGGTTCGGAACGCTTGCCCTATCGTCCCGTGCTCACTCGGACATCCTCGGTGGAGCGGGGTACGATGATACCGGGGCGCCCATGTCGACGACCGGAACGCTCGTCAGCCTCAATCCTGCCGCCTCGAGCGCGGACATGAcgatgggcggtggtggctacGGATCCGATACGCTCGTCAGTGGTGgtagcgctggtggtggcggtagtgtCGGAATGCAAAAGTCACGCTCCTTGCAGCACAtcgagcaccagcaacagcagcagcagcacatggcACGCGGCCAGAAGGGGCGCAATAGGCCCGATCTAGTGACAAATCTGTCCGGTTCGGTGGACGGTGACACGATCCATACGTTCGATCCGGACGATGCGGACCGGCTGTCGGAGCTGGAGGGCGATACGTTGATCTTTCCGTTGCGCCactccagccaccagcagtcGTTCATGACGCAGAAGCTGTACAACGAGTTCCACGTCAAGACGAAGCAACACAGCAAGTCCTCGTCGAGCATACAGCAGCTACTGCAcctggccagtggtggtggtggtggtggtgcatcgggCAAGGTACTCGGGTCGAAGCAGCGTGCCTCgggcagacagcagcagcagcagcagcagcgtcactGTAACGAGGTGATCCTTTCGTTCGACGATCTGCGCTACATGAACAGCGAGGAAGCCGAGGAGCAGGAGCGTCGCTCAGTCCACCGGAATGGCGCCGGCGACGCCAGTAGACGGATGCGGCAGGCGGAGAACCGGATGTCGGCTCCACTGCCCGCACCACCGAAAGTGCTGGAGGACGATCTGCCGTACAGTAGCGTGCGGGACTCGATCATGATCCATGACGATCCGCAGCAGGCGGACGATGATGGGGAGTCCGTGCCGACGGAGAGCATCTATGCGGAGATCTGTGCTGACCATGGGCCCACAACCACCTCACcgactgccaccaccagcagcggatgCAGTACCGgtagcactggcagcagcagcagcaacggcaataGAATGGCTCCGTCTTTAGCGACGAGCAACCAGCATACGGTTACGATCAGTACCGGCGGTGTGGTGCGCTCATCGGAGAAACGATTCGTCAGCATCCGGATCAATGTGCCACCGTGCGATGCGGGTCCGGTGAGTCTCAACCCGGCCGGCGGAGCAACCGTCACGGTTCGTGGAGGTAgtagcggcaacagcagcagcagcaacaacagtagccGCTGCTCGTCGACCGTCTCTAGTCCCATCGAAGACAACATCTACAACACGATCAAGTGA